One Archocentrus centrarchus isolate MPI-CPG fArcCen1 chromosome 10, fArcCen1, whole genome shotgun sequence genomic region harbors:
- the LOC115787452 gene encoding transmembrane protein 182-like, producing the protein MRVGAAALAGGIFGVIGTLCFFLAFGTDYWLVASDNCGPYTWPTEPTLTGDKDANGTEMQSVEAVSASPPSLTLHHEGFFWRCAFQVEPTAHAVLATLFTNQPESKVCIHGYLFPLPVALGQVPHPNYDPTAVFRGFWTVLIILGLVLALAGGFLLVCGVPFISHKLYKLGGAFLIAAACLFLFTLLLYVLWMEVVDVRSYILQERGESCPNAEVSVLYGLSFMVAAAGVPLELISGLVFMLVGRAIHASK; encoded by the exons ATGAGGGTGGGGGCTGCAGCCTTGGCTGGGGGAATTTTTGGGGTAATAGGGACTCTGTGTTTCTTCCTGGCATTTGGTACTGACTACTGGCTGGTAGCAAGTGACAACTGTGGACCATATACATGGCCAACAGAGCCAACGCTTACTGGGGATAAAGATGCCAACGGGACCGAG ATGCAGTCAGTGGAAGCAGTGAGTGCCTCGCCTCCTTCCCTCACTCTGCACCACGAGGGCTTTTTCTGGCGCTGTGCGTTTCAGGTGGAGCCCACAGCACACGCGGTCCTGGCCACTCTCTTCA CAAACCAGCCAGAGTCTAAGGTTTGCATCCATGGTTACCTCTTCCCATTACCTGTTGCACTTGGACAAGTTCCTCATCCAAATTATGACCCTACAGCAG TGTTTCGGGGCTTCTGGACCGTGCTGATAATCCTCGGACTCGTCTTAGCTCTGGCTGGAGGCTTCCTCTTAGTCTGTGGCGTTCCTTTCATCAGCCACAAGCTCTACAAGCTGGGCGGGGCCTTCCTCATAGCTGCTG CCTGCTTGTTCCTGTTCACGCTTCTGCTCTACGTACTGTGGATGGAGGTGGTGGATGTGAGGAGCTACATCCTGCAGGAGAGGGGAGAATCATGTCCGAACGCAGAGGTTTCAGTGCTCTATGGTCTGTCGTTCATGGTGGCGGCTGCTGGAGTGCCTCTGGAGCTCATCTCTGGGTTGGTCTTCATGCTGGTGGGCCGTGCGATCCATGCCAGCAAGTGA